The following proteins are co-located in the Panthera tigris isolate Pti1 chromosome F2, P.tigris_Pti1_mat1.1, whole genome shotgun sequence genome:
- the ELOC gene encoding elongin-C gives MDGEEKTYGGCEGPDAMYVKLISSDGHEFIVKREHALTSGTIKAMLSGPGQFAENETNEVNFREIPSHVLSKVCMYFTYKVRYTNSSTEIPEFPIAPEIALELLMAANFLDC, from the exons ATGG atggagaagagaaaacctACGGCGGCTGTGAAGGCCCCGATGCCATGTATGTCAAATTGATATCTTCGGATGGTCATGAATTTATTGTAAAAAGAGAACACGCACTAACATCCGGAACAATAAAAGCCATGTTGAGTGGCCCAG gTCAGTTTGCTGAGAACGAAACTAATGAAGTCAATTTTAGAGAGATCCCTTCACACGTGCTATCAAAAGTATGCATGTATTTTACCTACAAGGTTCGCTACACTAACAGCTCCACGGAGATTCCTGAATTCCCAATTGCACCTGAAATTGCACTGGAACTGCTGATGGCTGCGAACTTCCTagattgttaa
- the TMEM70 gene encoding transmembrane protein 70, mitochondrial isoform X1: MLLLALGSPWAAGLRLGGKRTVPWAAAALRGPTAASSRVASCSGSPGLVGGGSEGQLGARPFLGSRVRTQIPLCWERCVQCLHTQLEKSEDGRLIYTGNLARTVFGVKCFSYSTSVISLAFLPYIFAQNNIIFGSLPLQILFYGIIGSFTVITPALLHFVTKGYVIRLYHEATTDTYKAITYNVVLSETSTVFHQNDVKIPDSTHVFTTFYAKTKSLLVNPVLFPNPEDYNHLMGYDKPFTFEMEEDSEKKQVKDEK, from the exons ATGCTGCTTCTGGCTTTGGGCAGCCCGTGGGCGGCCGGACTTCGGCTCGGCGGGAAGAGGACAGTGCCGTGGGCGGCTGCCGCGCTCCGAGGCCCTACCGCGGCCTCGTCGCGTGTGGCCTCCTGCAGCGGCTCCCCGGGGCTGGTTGGCGGTGGAAGCGAAGGGCAGCTGGGAGCCCGGCCGTTCCTCGGGAGTCGGGTGCGAACGCAG ATACCTCTTTGTTGGGAAAGGTGTGTTCAATGCTTACATACACAGcttgaaaaatcagaagatgGAAGGCTGATTTATACTGGGAATCTGGCCCGAACAGTGTTTG gtGTGAAATGTTTCTCTTATTCTACAAGTGTCATCAGCCTTGCATTTCTACCATACATTTTTGcacaaaataatattatatttggAAGTCTGcctttgcaaatattattttatggcATCATAGGAAGCTTTACGGTGATCACTCCAGCACTGCTTCACTTTGTTACAAAAGGCTATGTCATTCGGTTGTACCATGAAGCTACAACAGACACTTACAAAGCCATTACTTATAATGTTGTGCTTTCAGAAACGAGTACAGTGTTTCACCAAAATGACGTGAAGATTCCAGACAGCACACATGTGTTTACCACGTTTTACGCTAAAACAAAATCACTGTTAGTtaatccagtgctctttccaaaCCCTGAAGATTATAACCACCTAATGGGTTATGACAAACCATTCACttttgaaatggaagaagacagtgAAAAGAAACAAGTCAAAGATGAGAAATGA
- the TMEM70 gene encoding transmembrane protein 70, mitochondrial isoform X2: MLLLALGSPWAAGLRLGGKRTVPWAAAALRGPTAASSRVASCSGSPGLVGGGSEGQLGARPFLGSRIPLCWERCVQCLHTQLEKSEDGRLIYTGNLARTVFGVKCFSYSTSVISLAFLPYIFAQNNIIFGSLPLQILFYGIIGSFTVITPALLHFVTKGYVIRLYHEATTDTYKAITYNVVLSETSTVFHQNDVKIPDSTHVFTTFYAKTKSLLVNPVLFPNPEDYNHLMGYDKPFTFEMEEDSEKKQVKDEK; this comes from the exons ATGCTGCTTCTGGCTTTGGGCAGCCCGTGGGCGGCCGGACTTCGGCTCGGCGGGAAGAGGACAGTGCCGTGGGCGGCTGCCGCGCTCCGAGGCCCTACCGCGGCCTCGTCGCGTGTGGCCTCCTGCAGCGGCTCCCCGGGGCTGGTTGGCGGTGGAAGCGAAGGGCAGCTGGGAGCCCGGCCGTTCCTCGGGAGTCGG ATACCTCTTTGTTGGGAAAGGTGTGTTCAATGCTTACATACACAGcttgaaaaatcagaagatgGAAGGCTGATTTATACTGGGAATCTGGCCCGAACAGTGTTTG gtGTGAAATGTTTCTCTTATTCTACAAGTGTCATCAGCCTTGCATTTCTACCATACATTTTTGcacaaaataatattatatttggAAGTCTGcctttgcaaatattattttatggcATCATAGGAAGCTTTACGGTGATCACTCCAGCACTGCTTCACTTTGTTACAAAAGGCTATGTCATTCGGTTGTACCATGAAGCTACAACAGACACTTACAAAGCCATTACTTATAATGTTGTGCTTTCAGAAACGAGTACAGTGTTTCACCAAAATGACGTGAAGATTCCAGACAGCACACATGTGTTTACCACGTTTTACGCTAAAACAAAATCACTGTTAGTtaatccagtgctctttccaaaCCCTGAAGATTATAACCACCTAATGGGTTATGACAAACCATTCACttttgaaatggaagaagacagtgAAAAGAAACAAGTCAAAGATGAGAAATGA